From Mobula hypostoma chromosome 8, sMobHyp1.1, whole genome shotgun sequence, the proteins below share one genomic window:
- the LOC134350892 gene encoding uncharacterized protein LOC134350892 isoform X1, which translates to METTEAICIQGFRRGCGKSADFSIVRRLLHVGGAYQQTAGVSPQSTAAVMGFGAVVPREHGIIPQLNTLRSLAVCVWVMTVGSVLGQHGTCRFTPDTSSLSCPCFPTAAQSLHLHDKGGPFRDVCTRGEGNRLCCQNTSQARADADHVILNYSWVIPRTIYCEIGFGTSGVECPRTEPPKTEGWDTTMKIVIPVMLGVGVPVALVLILWRQRQEMCRRMLV; encoded by the exons ATTTCTCTATCGTGCGGCGTTTATTACATGTGGGCGGCGCCTATCAGCAGACAGCCGGCGTTTCTCCACAGTCCACAGCGGCAGTGATGGGGTTTGGAGCGGTTGTTCCCCGGGAGCACGGCATCATCCCACAGCTAAATACCCTCAG GTCCCTCGCAGTCTGTGTCTGGGTGATGACTGTCGGATCTGTTCTTG GTCAGCATGGCACCTGCCGTTTCACTCCAGACACCAGCTCCCTCAGCTGCCCCTGTTTTCCGACTGCTGCACAGAGCCTGCACCTTCACGACAAAGGAGGACCCTTCAGAGATGTCTGCACCAGGGGGGAGGGGAACAGACTCTGCTGTCAAAACACCAGCCAGGCCAGAGCGGATGCTGACCATGTTATCCTGAACTACAGCTGGGTTATCCCCCGCACCATCTACTGTGAGATCGGCTTCGGCACGTCAG GTGTGGAGTGTCCCAGGACAGAGCCCCCCAAGACAGAGGGGTGGGACACTACTATGAAGATAGTAATTCCAG TGATGTTGGGAGTTGGCGTGCCTGTTGCCCTGGTTCTCATTCTGTG GAGACAACGTCAGGAAATGTGTCGGAGAATGTTGGTCTAG
- the LOC134350892 gene encoding uncharacterized protein LOC134350892 isoform X2 produces METTEAICIQGFRRGCGKSADFSIVRRLLHVGGAYQQTAGVSPQSTAAVMGFGAVVPREHGIIPQLNTLRSLAVCVWVMTVGSVLGQHGTCRFTPDTSSLSCPCFPTAAQSLHLHDKGGPFRDVCTRGEGNRLCCQNTSQARADADHVILNYSWVIPRTIYCEIGFGTSVMLGVGVPVALVLILWRQRQEMCRRMLV; encoded by the exons ATTTCTCTATCGTGCGGCGTTTATTACATGTGGGCGGCGCCTATCAGCAGACAGCCGGCGTTTCTCCACAGTCCACAGCGGCAGTGATGGGGTTTGGAGCGGTTGTTCCCCGGGAGCACGGCATCATCCCACAGCTAAATACCCTCAG GTCCCTCGCAGTCTGTGTCTGGGTGATGACTGTCGGATCTGTTCTTG GTCAGCATGGCACCTGCCGTTTCACTCCAGACACCAGCTCCCTCAGCTGCCCCTGTTTTCCGACTGCTGCACAGAGCCTGCACCTTCACGACAAAGGAGGACCCTTCAGAGATGTCTGCACCAGGGGGGAGGGGAACAGACTCTGCTGTCAAAACACCAGCCAGGCCAGAGCGGATGCTGACCATGTTATCCTGAACTACAGCTGGGTTATCCCCCGCACCATCTACTGTGAGATCGGCTTCGGCACGTCAG TGATGTTGGGAGTTGGCGTGCCTGTTGCCCTGGTTCTCATTCTGTG GAGACAACGTCAGGAAATGTGTCGGAGAATGTTGGTCTAG